A window of the Dunckerocampus dactyliophorus isolate RoL2022-P2 chromosome 19, RoL_Ddac_1.1, whole genome shotgun sequence genome harbors these coding sequences:
- the myct1a gene encoding myc target protein 1 homolog isoform X1, with translation MAVGLVLGALVYVILTWFSRRRAGSASITRTPPRQSRTAPRNHPGFNRSSSHDRRSNNSLVSAAFTFHRQTSTPDSLDPLGYKSSFRASTFHPLLHCSQIAREAEEGSQTSLPRTPIMTTAADSAHTAATPPRRHSFWGDSGVGGFQATQTPPPAYESIIRAYQETHT, from the coding sequence ATGGCGGTGGGCCTGGTCTTGGGCGCCCTGGTCTACGTGATCCTCACATGGTTTTCCCGACGCAGAGCAGGCTCTGCCAGCATCACGCGCACACCCCCTCGCCAGTCACGTACCGCCCCAAGAAACCACCCGGGGTTCAACCGCAGCAGCAGCCACGACCGGCGAAGCAACAACAGCCTGGTCAGCGCCGCTTTCACCTTCCACCGCCAGACCTCCACCCCGGATTCCCTCGACCCGCTGGGGTATAAGTCAAGCTTCAGGGCCTCCACCTTCCATCCGCTCCTTCACTGCAGCCAAATTGCCCGGGAGGCGGAGGAAGGGAGTCAGACATCGTTGCCTCGCACCCCCATCATGACAACCGCCGCCGACTCAGCTCATACAGCTGCCACCCCACCCCGACGCCACTCCTTTTGGGGGGACAGCGGCGTCGGGGGTTTCCAGGCTACACAGACCCCGCCTCCTGCTTACGAGAGCATCATTAGGGCATATCAGGAGACTCATACCTAG
- the myct1a gene encoding myc target protein 1 homolog isoform X2: MAVNNTNFFMEILQSFDAVPLIIAFCVSMAVGLVLGALVYVILTWFSRRRAGSASITRTPPRQSRTAPRNHPGFNRSSSHDRRSNNSLVSAAFTFHRQTSTPDSLDPLGYKSSFRASTFHPLLHCSQIAREAEEGSQTSLPRTPIMTTAADSAHTAATPPRRHSFWGDSGVGGFQATQTPPPAYESIIRAYQETHT, from the exons atggctgtaaacaacactaATTTCTTCATGGaaatacttcagtcatttgatgCTG TGCCCCTGATCATAGCTTTCTGTGTTTCCATGGCGGTGGGCCTGGTCTTGGGCGCCCTGGTCTACGTGATCCTCACATGGTTTTCCCGACGCAGAGCAGGCTCTGCCAGCATCACGCGCACACCCCCTCGCCAGTCACGTACCGCCCCAAGAAACCACCCGGGGTTCAACCGCAGCAGCAGCCACGACCGGCGAAGCAACAACAGCCTGGTCAGCGCCGCTTTCACCTTCCACCGCCAGACCTCCACCCCGGATTCCCTCGACCCGCTGGGGTATAAGTCAAGCTTCAGGGCCTCCACCTTCCATCCGCTCCTTCACTGCAGCCAAATTGCCCGGGAGGCGGAGGAAGGGAGTCAGACATCGTTGCCTCGCACCCCCATCATGACAACCGCCGCCGACTCAGCTCATACAGCTGCCACCCCACCCCGACGCCACTCCTTTTGGGGGGACAGCGGCGTCGGGGGTTTCCAGGCTACACAGACCCCGCCTCCTGCTTACGAGAGCATCATTAGGGCATATCAGGAGACTCATACCTAG